From Candidatus Nomurabacteria bacterium, the proteins below share one genomic window:
- a CDS encoding helix-turn-helix transcriptional regulator translates to MVESLRMESICNKVPQHRRKIGITQQGLAANVGVSRQTIIALEKGNYVPSVLLAIKISKFFQLPLEELFEIKTLTR, encoded by the coding sequence ATGGTAGAATCCCTGCGAATGGAAAGTATATGTAACAAGGTTCCACAACATAGACGCAAGATCGGCATTACACAACAAGGTCTTGCAGCAAATGTCGGTGTAAGCCGACAGACCATAATCGCTCTTGAGAAGGGGAATTATGTGCCTTCGGTGTTATTAGCGATCAAGATCAGTAAGTTCTTTCAACTACCACTCGAAGAATTATTTGAGATCAAAACATTGACAAGATGA